A DNA window from Janibacter sp. A1S7 contains the following coding sequences:
- a CDS encoding GMC family oxidoreductase → MSLKDLLKGSVGPVDNDSRFLLDVHSRQLPGEETMCRYADDDEVDLVIVGAGAGGSVLAQRLARHGWRIVILEAGPFWHPDDDWVSDEAGSHGLYWTQKRIIGGDDPIELGKNNSGRGVGGSMVHYAGYTPRFHPSDFDTYSRDGVGADWPIGYEDLRAHYERVERELPVAGQDWPWGHPHSYPFSPHPISGAAEKLWHGAHDLGIEMRVGPVGIVNGTFGNRPHCIYRGYCLQGCKVSAKASPYVTHLPDALAHRVEIRSGCMASRIELDDGGNATGVVFRDGVDAPERLQRAAHVAVAGYSIETPRLLLNSTSSRFPHGLCNNEDQVGRYVMVQGASQTAGRWPEELRMYKAPPPEVSSEDYYETDERRGFRRGFSIQTVSPLPIGWAEHVLADGHWGKAMREYMRDYNHWATVGVLNELLAHPDNRVTLADEQDAYGLPVARMDYSLGDNDRANMAYSTDVITDILKASGAQDILTIHRFAHLIGGARMGSCPGTSVVDANQRSWAVPNLFICDGSVCPTQGAANPALTIMALASRLGERMADGRAMDDDPRARAGTTPVPTRGGR, encoded by the coding sequence ATGAGCCTCAAGGACCTCCTGAAGGGATCGGTCGGCCCGGTCGACAACGACTCCCGCTTCCTGCTCGACGTGCACTCCCGGCAGCTGCCCGGCGAGGAGACCATGTGCCGCTACGCCGATGATGACGAGGTCGACCTGGTCATCGTCGGCGCCGGCGCGGGCGGCTCCGTGCTCGCCCAACGGCTGGCCCGGCACGGCTGGCGCATCGTCATCCTGGAGGCAGGCCCGTTCTGGCACCCCGATGACGACTGGGTCTCCGACGAGGCCGGCTCCCACGGCCTCTACTGGACGCAGAAGCGGATCATCGGTGGGGACGACCCGATCGAGCTGGGCAAGAACAACTCCGGCCGGGGGGTCGGCGGGTCGATGGTGCACTACGCCGGCTACACCCCGCGCTTCCACCCCTCGGACTTCGACACGTACTCCCGGGACGGGGTCGGCGCCGACTGGCCGATCGGCTACGAGGACCTGCGTGCCCACTACGAGCGGGTCGAGCGCGAGCTGCCGGTCGCCGGGCAGGACTGGCCGTGGGGTCACCCGCACAGCTACCCCTTCTCCCCGCACCCGATCTCCGGAGCCGCCGAGAAGCTCTGGCACGGCGCCCACGACCTCGGCATCGAGATGCGCGTCGGCCCCGTCGGGATCGTCAACGGCACCTTCGGCAACCGGCCGCACTGCATCTACCGCGGCTACTGCCTGCAGGGCTGCAAGGTCAGCGCCAAGGCCAGCCCCTACGTCACCCACCTGCCCGACGCGCTGGCCCACCGCGTGGAGATCCGCTCGGGATGCATGGCCTCCCGGATCGAGCTGGACGACGGGGGAAACGCCACCGGCGTCGTCTTCCGCGACGGCGTCGACGCCCCGGAGCGGCTGCAACGGGCGGCGCACGTCGCCGTGGCCGGCTACTCCATCGAGACCCCCCGCCTGCTGCTGAACTCGACCTCGAGCCGCTTCCCGCACGGCCTGTGCAACAACGAGGACCAGGTCGGGCGCTACGTCATGGTGCAGGGCGCCAGCCAGACCGCCGGCCGCTGGCCGGAGGAGCTGCGGATGTACAAGGCGCCGCCGCCGGAGGTCAGCTCGGAGGACTACTACGAGACCGACGAGCGTCGCGGCTTCAGGCGCGGCTTCTCGATCCAGACCGTCTCCCCCCTGCCCATCGGCTGGGCGGAGCACGTGCTCGCAGACGGCCACTGGGGCAAGGCGATGCGTGAATACATGCGCGACTACAACCACTGGGCCACCGTCGGCGTGCTCAACGAGCTGCTCGCCCACCCGGACAACCGGGTCACCCTCGCCGACGAGCAGGACGCCTACGGGTTGCCGGTCGCGCGGATGGACTACAGCCTCGGCGACAACGACAGGGCCAACATGGCCTACTCCACCGACGTGATCACCGACATCCTCAAGGCCTCCGGGGCCCAGGACATCCTCACCATCCACCGTTTCGCCCACCTCATCGGTGGTGCCCGGATGGGCTCCTGCCCAGGGACGAGCGTCGTCGACGCCAACCAGCGCTCGTGGGCGGTGCCCAACCTCTTCATCTGCGACGGGTCGGTCTGCCCGACCCAGGGAGCGGCCAACCCCGCCCTGACGATCATGGCCCTGGCCTCGCGCCTGGGGGAGCGGATGGCCGACGGGCGGGCGATGGACGACGACCCGCGCGCCCGCGCCGGCACCACGCCCGTGCCCACGAGAGGGGGGCGGTGA
- a CDS encoding glycoside hydrolase family 15 protein has protein sequence MRAPDEGGCAPHVLRQYAMLADGERAALLGPHGHVAWLCAPAWHSDAVFSTLVGGRGCYSITPTGRHVWGGYYEEGSLIWRSRWTTTNGVVECREALAFPGERDRLVLMRQVVALEGDADVEVRLDARAGFGVEPMGDLTHGDGSWTATTGPLRLRWSGAGDQAQENDAGELALDLHLPQGEHRDFVLELSTQDLPDEPPEPDTLWEATAYAWAQEVPDVAESATPGEARHAYAVLRGMTSSSGGMVAAATTSLPERADQGRDYDYRYVWIRDQALTGQAIAAAGPHPLLDDAVRFVAARVLEHGARLAPAYTIDGDAVPDQRQLDLPGYPGGNDVVGNHVNAQFQLDVFGEVLLLFAAAAGHDRLDAEGWRAASAAVDAIVERWHESEAGFWELDPHQWTESRLICVAGLRAIAAAGAPTSSTGGWMALADEILADTATTCTHESGRWQRAPDDPGVDAGLLLPALRGGIAADDPRTEATLSALLDELADDHHLYRFRQQPGPLADAEGSFLMCGFLMAMALQQQGRQVEAYRWFERNRAACGPPGLYSEEYDIHQRQLRGNLPQAFVHAVMFEASIRLPDRPQYPRPDADTRG, from the coding sequence ATGCGAGCACCCGACGAAGGGGGCTGCGCGCCCCATGTCCTGCGGCAGTACGCGATGCTCGCCGACGGCGAGCGCGCTGCACTCCTGGGGCCGCACGGTCACGTGGCCTGGCTGTGCGCACCCGCATGGCACTCCGACGCGGTCTTCTCCACACTCGTCGGCGGGCGCGGCTGCTACTCCATCACCCCGACCGGCCGCCACGTCTGGGGCGGGTACTACGAGGAGGGCTCGCTCATCTGGCGATCCCGGTGGACCACCACCAACGGCGTCGTCGAGTGCCGTGAGGCCCTCGCCTTCCCCGGCGAGCGCGACCGTCTGGTGCTGATGCGACAGGTCGTCGCGCTCGAGGGGGACGCGGACGTGGAGGTGCGCCTCGACGCCCGGGCCGGTTTCGGCGTCGAACCGATGGGCGACCTCACCCACGGGGACGGGTCCTGGACGGCGACGACCGGCCCCCTTCGCCTGCGGTGGAGCGGTGCCGGCGACCAGGCGCAGGAGAACGACGCCGGCGAGCTGGCCCTGGATCTGCATCTTCCACAAGGGGAGCACCGCGACTTCGTCCTCGAGCTGTCCACGCAGGACCTGCCGGACGAGCCGCCCGAGCCCGACACCCTGTGGGAGGCCACTGCCTACGCCTGGGCGCAGGAGGTGCCCGACGTCGCCGAGTCGGCGACGCCCGGGGAGGCGCGGCACGCGTACGCGGTCCTGCGGGGGATGACCAGCTCCAGCGGCGGGATGGTCGCCGCGGCGACGACGAGCCTGCCGGAACGTGCCGATCAGGGTCGCGACTACGACTACCGCTACGTGTGGATCCGCGACCAGGCCCTGACCGGTCAGGCGATCGCGGCGGCAGGGCCCCACCCGCTGCTCGACGACGCGGTCCGATTCGTCGCGGCACGGGTCCTCGAGCACGGCGCCCGGCTGGCGCCCGCCTACACCATCGACGGCGACGCGGTGCCCGACCAGCGCCAGCTCGACCTGCCCGGATACCCCGGCGGCAACGACGTCGTCGGCAACCACGTCAATGCCCAGTTCCAGCTCGACGTCTTCGGTGAGGTCCTGCTGCTCTTCGCGGCGGCCGCCGGGCACGACCGTCTGGACGCCGAGGGCTGGCGTGCCGCGAGCGCCGCCGTCGACGCCATCGTCGAGCGGTGGCACGAGTCCGAGGCCGGCTTCTGGGAGCTCGACCCCCACCAGTGGACCGAGAGCCGACTGATCTGCGTGGCCGGGCTGCGGGCCATCGCGGCGGCAGGTGCACCGACGAGCAGCACCGGCGGCTGGATGGCGCTCGCCGACGAGATCCTCGCCGACACCGCGACGACCTGCACCCACGAGTCCGGGCGGTGGCAGCGCGCGCCCGACGACCCGGGCGTCGATGCCGGTCTGCTCCTGCCCGCCCTGCGGGGCGGGATCGCCGCCGACGACCCTCGCACGGAGGCCACTCTCAGCGCACTCCTCGACGAGCTGGCCGACGACCACCACCTCTACCGGTTCCGTCAGCAGCCGGGACCGCTGGCCGACGCCGAGGGGTCCTTCCTCATGTGCGGCTTCCTCATGGCCATGGCACTGCAGCAGCAGGGTCGGCAGGTGGAGGCCTACCGGTGGTTCGAGCGCAACCGCGCCGCCTGCGGCCCGCCCGGCCTGTACTCCGAGGAGTACGACATCCACCAGCGTCAGCTGCGCGGCAACCTGCCGCAGGCCTTCGTCCACGCCGTGATGTTCGAGGCCTCGATCCGCCTCCCCGATCGGCCGCAGTACCCCCGCCCGGACGCGGACACCCGCGGCTGA
- a CDS encoding DUF429 domain-containing protein, whose protein sequence is MSPHTSRLGVQRPRVVGIDACKQGWIGVTNDLRGYFGANITEVLAVILDEGDLDVVAIDIPIGLPVNGSRQADSLARRLVGGRASSVFSTPVRAALGAPSHAEATAISVQSTGKGISQQAYALRKKILEVDSWARIASQPVIEVHPEVCFAVMNGEALRHPKSSWAGFEQRRRILAKSGFCLPSDLGTAGELAATDDVLDAAAAAWTAARFAQGTAVSYPSTPENFGDGHEAAIWA, encoded by the coding sequence ATGAGTCCCCATACGTCACGTCTCGGTGTTCAACGCCCACGGGTCGTGGGTATCGACGCCTGCAAGCAAGGCTGGATCGGCGTGACAAACGACCTCCGCGGGTACTTCGGTGCGAACATCACCGAGGTGCTCGCGGTCATCCTGGACGAGGGCGACCTCGACGTAGTTGCGATAGACATCCCCATTGGACTGCCCGTCAATGGTTCGAGGCAGGCCGACTCGCTTGCACGCAGACTCGTCGGCGGACGCGCATCGTCAGTGTTCTCCACGCCGGTGCGCGCGGCTTTGGGGGCACCCTCACATGCCGAAGCAACGGCCATCAGCGTGCAGTCCACAGGCAAAGGGATCAGTCAACAGGCCTATGCACTACGCAAGAAAATACTGGAAGTTGACTCATGGGCACGGATTGCCTCTCAGCCCGTCATCGAGGTGCACCCGGAGGTCTGCTTCGCCGTGATGAACGGTGAGGCGTTGCGGCATCCCAAGTCGTCATGGGCAGGCTTCGAGCAGAGGCGCAGGATCTTGGCGAAGTCAGGATTCTGCCTCCCGTCCGACCTCGGAACCGCCGGTGAACTGGCTGCGACGGATGACGTCCTCGACGCAGCAGCTGCAGCTTGGACCGCAGCGCGCTTCGCGCAAGGGACCGCTGTCTCGTATCCGTCGACACCCGAGAACTTCGGTGACGGCCACGAGGCTGCGATCTGGGCATAG
- a CDS encoding DUF4365 domain-containing protein has protein sequence MTTPVYSTKKTGSRGELKAQVIFADIGWAPPVKLGEDIGTDLMTFARDDVAPEDKERSWDLGAPVFMQVKGSDTEYSKPVNRRSGEPGWWFHENDTYHFDHWLSFGLPYLLVLVDTKNQIAYWAEVTGDAITSTGKGRKIFVPFSQTVDDHNIEALTRVAVSRRSNGLEGSAWNGKLDELGPADRLRHALVLPRLVAPHSNRSVESVGFEQAVAMVMRNRYSELTRRAREGQVPKVQEWAENKEWSWRFLHAIRELVSTGGSDRFEKLAADARHRFERDAAQVIQACAAYTSDRAQEAVDVLKPTPSTKPADRGWVLVHKAAFLLELDRPKDAADAAKKALVAMKALDGDLTVSAIRGSAASILYSVSGFAAGDIQSIITAQDHAGNWWRAQAVSWALEKDLKYRFEGWTANNTTHFINSTARDDLATVAWNAAFSGAWESWRHLTAMNAKLAFTSTDDPTRVAAALEAFTFIGEKKAAKDAARKMWLDGPLDALSLFVDTVAISDWSKRQEGPSTAILSQAGDLLDVKAADHVIERILNLLDMDGRVRVHGSTWSYRWSDADGALARLLKAASLKSHKRVADYIISDFATCDDSIAHAYLRVAHSIATADLGITRINRLLKAAVKRGDHYAIDLLEILGPASPGAIAELRKHSAAGSKNATRSLLVAGSTERQDFIAFGRSAAETVRTMIEDARGKDGSMAVSGYVNDQLDDLVLAAINTNDQKLWKEVTDALEACLIEQTQQQRAVRRLAARFSDLPAHIQRKLKAVAPRLHGRSFGSPFGSPNEFPAAVQHLQIAAGIVPDLEVEALLLHQRRNDPVGFVKTLGAWNSERKLPFLAMMIVDDDPTVRAHAGFSVVQHATHYPGDRDRAFAVIRSALMQDKGCALADGLAKGLAAYPTNLLADLDKSLRGHRSAVVRKRFVN, from the coding sequence ATGACGACGCCGGTGTACAGCACCAAGAAGACGGGCTCCCGCGGTGAGCTCAAGGCCCAGGTCATCTTTGCTGACATCGGGTGGGCGCCCCCGGTAAAGCTCGGCGAGGACATCGGGACCGACTTGATGACGTTCGCGCGCGACGACGTCGCTCCGGAGGACAAGGAGCGCTCTTGGGATCTCGGCGCTCCGGTCTTTATGCAGGTCAAGGGCAGCGACACCGAGTACTCGAAGCCGGTGAACAGACGCAGCGGCGAACCGGGCTGGTGGTTCCACGAGAACGACACTTATCACTTCGACCACTGGCTCTCGTTCGGCCTGCCGTACCTGCTGGTGCTCGTCGACACGAAAAACCAGATCGCGTACTGGGCCGAGGTCACCGGCGACGCCATCACCTCGACTGGCAAGGGTCGGAAGATCTTCGTGCCGTTCTCGCAGACCGTGGACGACCACAACATCGAGGCGCTGACGAGGGTCGCGGTATCCCGGCGAAGCAACGGCCTCGAGGGTTCTGCATGGAACGGAAAGCTGGACGAGCTCGGCCCCGCTGACCGCCTCCGTCACGCTCTCGTCCTTCCCCGCCTAGTCGCTCCCCACTCAAACCGGTCGGTCGAAAGTGTCGGTTTCGAGCAGGCCGTCGCGATGGTCATGCGAAACCGGTACTCCGAGCTCACCCGCCGCGCACGCGAGGGCCAGGTCCCGAAAGTTCAAGAGTGGGCCGAAAACAAAGAGTGGAGTTGGCGGTTCTTGCACGCAATCCGAGAGCTCGTGTCCACCGGTGGCAGCGACCGGTTCGAGAAGCTTGCGGCTGATGCACGTCACAGGTTCGAGCGCGATGCTGCACAGGTCATCCAGGCGTGTGCCGCGTACACCAGCGACCGGGCTCAGGAGGCGGTGGACGTCCTCAAACCGACGCCATCAACCAAACCCGCCGACCGCGGGTGGGTACTGGTACACAAAGCCGCCTTTCTGCTCGAACTCGACCGGCCGAAGGATGCGGCGGACGCCGCGAAGAAGGCGTTGGTCGCGATGAAGGCGCTCGACGGCGACCTCACGGTCAGCGCTATCCGAGGATCAGCCGCGTCCATCCTGTACTCCGTCTCCGGGTTCGCCGCCGGCGACATCCAGAGCATTATCACTGCGCAGGACCACGCCGGAAACTGGTGGCGCGCCCAGGCGGTCAGCTGGGCGCTCGAAAAGGACTTGAAGTACCGCTTCGAGGGCTGGACCGCGAACAACACGACTCACTTCATCAACAGCACCGCGCGCGATGACCTCGCGACCGTCGCCTGGAACGCCGCCTTCAGCGGCGCTTGGGAATCGTGGCGGCACCTGACCGCCATGAACGCAAAGCTCGCGTTCACCTCGACTGATGACCCCACCCGCGTCGCCGCAGCGCTCGAGGCCTTCACGTTCATCGGAGAAAAGAAGGCCGCCAAGGATGCCGCCCGCAAGATGTGGCTCGACGGGCCGCTCGACGCGCTGTCGCTCTTCGTGGACACCGTCGCTATCAGCGACTGGTCCAAGCGCCAGGAAGGCCCGTCGACGGCCATCCTTTCCCAGGCTGGCGATCTTCTCGACGTGAAGGCCGCTGACCACGTCATCGAACGCATTCTCAACCTGCTAGATATGGACGGTCGCGTCCGGGTGCACGGGAGCACCTGGAGCTACCGCTGGAGCGACGCCGACGGCGCCCTGGCGCGGCTCCTGAAGGCCGCATCACTCAAGTCTCACAAGCGTGTTGCCGACTACATCATCTCTGACTTCGCCACCTGCGACGACTCCATCGCCCACGCCTACCTTCGGGTCGCCCACTCCATCGCGACCGCTGACCTAGGAATCACACGCATCAACAGACTTCTAAAGGCGGCAGTCAAGCGCGGGGACCACTACGCCATTGACCTGCTCGAGATACTCGGGCCCGCCAGCCCTGGTGCCATCGCGGAGCTCCGAAAACACTCCGCTGCCGGCAGCAAGAACGCCACCCGCTCACTTCTGGTCGCCGGCTCCACCGAGCGCCAGGACTTCATCGCGTTCGGGAGGAGCGCCGCGGAGACCGTGCGAACGATGATCGAGGACGCCCGCGGGAAGGACGGATCCATGGCAGTGAGCGGCTACGTCAACGACCAGCTCGACGACCTCGTCCTCGCCGCGATCAACACCAACGACCAGAAACTTTGGAAGGAAGTGACGGACGCACTCGAGGCGTGCCTTATAGAGCAGACCCAGCAACAACGCGCAGTGCGCCGCCTCGCCGCCCGATTCTCTGACCTGCCTGCGCACATTCAGCGAAAGCTGAAAGCCGTCGCCCCAAGACTGCACGGACGTTCGTTCGGCAGCCCGTTCGGATCACCCAACGAGTTCCCGGCTGCCGTGCAGCATCTGCAGATCGCCGCCGGGATCGTGCCCGACCTTGAAGTCGAGGCGCTGCTCTTACACCAGCGACGGAATGACCCGGTTGGGTTCGTCAAGACCCTTGGGGCCTGGAACTCCGAAAGGAAGTTGCCGTTCCTCGCCATGATGATCGTCGACGATGATCCGACCGTGCGCGCCCATGCTGGTTTCAGCGTTGTCCAGCACGCCACCCACTACCCAGGTGATCGTGACCGAGCGTTTGCGGTCATCCGCAGCGCACTGATGCAGGACAAGGGTTGTGCACTGGCCGACGGGCTTGCAAAGGGACTGGCTGCCTACCCGACGAACCTACTCGCGGACCTGGACAAGAGCCTCCGGGGGCACAGGTCGGCCGTCGTCCGAAAGCGGTTCGTCAACTAG
- a CDS encoding IS110 family transposase has translation MHARSVAAAAIDGVTGELFQAKLTPSREHVISWVQALPGPVAVTYEAGPTGFGLYRALTQAGVRCEVAAPSKLQKPSGDRVKTDAKDALHLARLLRLDEVISVAIPSVDQEAARDLVRAREDCRGDLMRARHRLSKLLLRHGIVYYNGAAWTGKHDVWLGTEALAQLTSQATRVTFDSDYEAVLTVKARRDRLNAAIQEMAEDGEYTDLVHRLGCLRGVGALTGFALAVEVGDWHRFTGNSIGSFVGLVPSEYSSGSSRVQGSITKTGNTHVRRLLVEAAWHHRPSYRIGKTMRDRWDLAPAAAKSRGDAGNRRLHERWVRFNERKKRPTIANVAIARELAGWCWSLAVLEEPSMS, from the coding sequence GTGCACGCACGATCGGTCGCGGCGGCGGCGATCGATGGCGTCACGGGCGAGCTGTTCCAAGCGAAGCTGACTCCATCACGCGAGCACGTCATCTCCTGGGTGCAGGCCCTGCCGGGCCCTGTGGCGGTGACCTATGAGGCCGGGCCGACCGGATTCGGGCTGTACCGGGCACTGACCCAGGCGGGGGTCCGCTGCGAGGTCGCCGCGCCGAGCAAGCTGCAAAAGCCCTCTGGTGATCGGGTCAAGACCGACGCCAAGGACGCGCTCCACTTGGCTCGACTGTTGCGGCTGGACGAGGTCATATCGGTGGCGATCCCGAGCGTGGATCAGGAGGCCGCCCGGGACTTGGTCCGTGCCCGTGAGGATTGTCGCGGTGACCTGATGCGGGCTCGGCACCGGTTGTCGAAGTTGTTGCTGCGTCACGGGATCGTCTACTACAACGGCGCGGCGTGGACGGGCAAGCACGATGTGTGGCTAGGCACCGAGGCGCTGGCGCAGCTGACCAGCCAAGCCACCCGAGTGACCTTCGACTCCGATTACGAGGCCGTGTTGACGGTCAAGGCACGCCGCGATCGACTCAACGCGGCGATCCAGGAAATGGCCGAGGACGGCGAGTACACCGACCTGGTGCACCGGCTTGGGTGCCTGCGCGGGGTTGGTGCCCTGACCGGTTTCGCGTTGGCGGTCGAGGTCGGCGACTGGCACCGGTTCACCGGTAACAGCATCGGGTCTTTCGTCGGGCTCGTACCCAGCGAGTACTCCTCCGGCAGCTCGCGCGTGCAGGGATCGATCACCAAGACCGGCAACACCCATGTACGTCGGTTGCTGGTCGAGGCCGCGTGGCACCACCGCCCCAGCTACCGAATCGGCAAGACCATGCGTGATCGGTGGGACCTGGCCCCCGCTGCCGCGAAGTCCCGCGGGGACGCGGGCAACCGGCGCCTGCACGAGCGGTGGGTGAGGTTCAACGAACGCAAGAAGAGGCCCACTATCGCCAACGTCGCGATCGCTCGCGAACTGGCCGGCTGGTGCTGGTCCCTGGCAGTGCTCGAGGAGCCGTCCATGTCATAG
- a CDS encoding gluconate 2-dehydrogenase subunit 3 family protein — protein MVDKDRGEHLPNRRPDRQPPHPSWLPRQRRGTTPQMIGRYPDFDVLDTLDTWDETTKKVVLARLDPPGPLRFFTDDEEPTLRALCDACTAQDREPRVPVAETVDAKLADGRLDGFQYADMPDDRDTWRLVLAGLDEAARQRGAASFAGTDDETRHAIIDDLSRGALTGGSWDRLNVSRAWSVCMRAILSAFYSHPWAWNEIGFGGPAYPRGFMRRGTLGSREPFETPGAGAEDPSRVVRQHPEEFG, from the coding sequence ATGGTCGACAAGGACCGTGGGGAGCACCTGCCCAACCGCCGCCCCGACCGACAACCACCCCACCCGTCGTGGTTGCCGCGACAGCGCCGCGGCACGACCCCGCAGATGATCGGTCGGTACCCGGACTTCGACGTGCTCGACACCCTCGACACGTGGGACGAGACGACAAAGAAGGTCGTGCTCGCCCGTCTCGACCCGCCGGGCCCGCTGCGCTTCTTCACCGACGACGAGGAACCCACCTTGCGGGCCCTCTGCGACGCGTGCACCGCCCAGGACCGCGAGCCGCGGGTGCCCGTCGCCGAGACGGTGGACGCCAAGCTGGCCGACGGGAGGCTCGACGGCTTCCAGTACGCCGACATGCCCGACGACCGGGACACGTGGCGTCTGGTGCTGGCGGGTCTGGACGAGGCCGCCCGCCAGCGCGGCGCGGCATCCTTCGCCGGGACGGACGACGAGACCCGACACGCGATCATCGACGATCTCTCCCGAGGCGCCCTCACCGGGGGCTCGTGGGACCGGCTGAACGTCTCCCGGGCCTGGTCGGTGTGCATGCGCGCCATCCTCTCCGCCTTCTACTCCCACCCGTGGGCATGGAACGAGATCGGCTTCGGCGGGCCGGCCTACCCGCGCGGCTTCATGCGGCGTGGCACGCTCGGCAGCCGCGAGCCCTTCGAGACCCCCGGGGCGGGCGCCGAGGACCCTTCTCGCGTGGTCCGGCAGCACCCCGAGGAGTTCGGATGA
- a CDS encoding GIY-YIG nuclease family protein — MLTFNDLLTLQGVDPRQVRLVRHQDRRLRAGRLYEAWHNDRETFENYQSAQVRDVFPIDAFLASFIVTDAGKTVFVGMYSVGSVGSCPPGTTDALLNSDVSGQFKYDLQLLDVLSEYRDKLAIEWGPGTRVWVQQAANQAKPVIELAEQYEPKFPGFRRFIRLVDDVPTLPSGWQQVLRSVKGVYLLVDVETGQQYVGSAKGEDSLLGRWMDYATDGHGGNLALKEATKMGRPTYQVSVLEVVDENTPDETIEQTESYWKGKLLSREFGLNLG; from the coding sequence GTGCTGACATTCAACGATCTGCTGACTCTCCAAGGCGTCGACCCGAGACAGGTGCGTCTCGTACGACACCAGGACCGACGCCTCCGTGCGGGACGGCTCTACGAGGCGTGGCACAACGACCGGGAGACTTTCGAGAACTACCAGAGCGCCCAGGTGCGCGACGTCTTCCCCATCGACGCCTTCTTGGCCAGTTTCATCGTCACCGATGCCGGCAAGACGGTATTCGTGGGGATGTACAGCGTCGGCAGCGTCGGCAGCTGTCCACCTGGTACGACCGATGCCCTCCTAAACAGCGATGTCTCCGGCCAGTTCAAGTACGACCTGCAGCTGCTCGACGTGCTGTCCGAATACCGCGACAAGCTCGCCATCGAGTGGGGGCCCGGCACAAGGGTCTGGGTTCAACAGGCAGCAAATCAGGCCAAGCCGGTAATCGAGCTCGCCGAGCAGTACGAGCCGAAGTTCCCAGGCTTCCGTCGTTTCATTCGGCTCGTCGACGACGTCCCAACGCTGCCCAGCGGATGGCAACAAGTGCTTCGCAGCGTCAAGGGTGTCTACCTCCTCGTCGACGTAGAGACCGGCCAGCAGTACGTCGGCTCGGCCAAAGGAGAGGACAGTCTGCTGGGTAGATGGATGGATTACGCGACCGACGGCCACGGTGGCAACCTGGCGCTCAAAGAGGCGACCAAGATGGGTCGACCGACTTATCAGGTCTCTGTACTCGAGGTGGTCGATGAAAACACCCCCGACGAGACAATCGAGCAGACTGAGTCCTACTGGAAGGGCAAGTTGCTCAGTCGGGAGTTCGGGCTCAACCTCGGCTGA